One Bosea sp. 124 genomic window, TGGCGACACGCTGACGCTGTCCGCCCGAAAGCTGGCGCGGATAGCGCTCGGCGAGAGCCGCGAGATGGACCAGCGCCAGCATCTCCGCGACGCGCCTGTCGCGCTCGGGTTTCGCGACCTTGCGCATCTCCAGTCCGAAGGCGACGTTCTCCGCCACGGTCATATGCGGGAACAGGGCGTAGCTCTGGAAGACGATGCCGAGGCCGCGCCGGCTCGGCTTCTCATGGGTGATGTCGCGCCCATCGAGCGTGATGCGCCCGCCCGTCGGCTCGACCAGGCCCGCGATCATCTGCAGCGTCGTGGTCTTGCCGCATCCGGAGGGGCCGAGCAGCGAGACGAATTCGCCCTTGGCGACGCTCAGGTCGACATCGCGCACGGCGGCGAGTTCACCATAGACCTTGCTCAGCGATTGCAGCGTCAGGAAGCCCATCGGCACCTCGAATGCGGGCTCCCGGACATGATCGAACCGGAGGCCGGACTGCGATGCCCCAAGGAGACGCAGGCGACATAAATCCGTCAATCGAGGATTTCACATTGGAGAATTTATATTGACACAATTCTTCCATGTGGAATTTATTTCCTTCCGAGACGCGACTCATTCCGCACAAAATGTCCGAAACTAGCGAACCCCCATCGAGTCTCCAGCGCGCGCTGCGCCTGCTGCGCATCGTGTCGGCGGGCGATGCCGCCGGCATGCGGCTGAAGGACATCGCCAGCGCCGCCGGCTGCGGCCAGCCCAGCGCTCACCGCGCCTTGCGCGACCTGATGGCGGAGGGCTTCGTCGAGCAGGTCGCGGGCGGCAAGCGCTACCGGCCGGCGCTCGATTTCTTCGTGCTGGCCGCCCGCGCCGGCCAGGCCGGAGGCCTGCGCGAACTGGCGCGGCCGGCGCTGCTGCGGCTCTCGGCGACGCTGAGCGACACCGTCTTCCTGCTGGTGCGCAACGGCTATGACGCGGTCTGCCTCGACCGGATCGAGGGCCCCTTCCCGATCCGCTCCTTCACCGGCGACATCGGCGGCAAGGTGCCGCTCGGCATCGGTCAGGGCAGCCTCGCCATCCTGGCGCATCTGCCGGAAGCCGAGCGGGAGGCGGTGATCCGCTTCAACATGCCCCGCCTGCTCGATCGCGGCTTCCTCGACGAGGCGGCGCTGCGCAGCGGGCTGGCGAAGGCCCGCGAACAGGGCTGGGTCAATCTCAACACCGGGCTGATACCCGGCATGGCGGGCGCCGCCGTGCCGGTCTGCGACGCGGAAGGGCGCGCGGTGGCAGCGCTCAGCATCGGCACGCTGGCCGAGCGGCTGCGCGAGGACCGGCTCCCGAACGTCGTCGGCATCCTGCAAACGGAGGCGCAGGCGCTAGGCGCCAGACTCAACCCTTTCGACATGGC contains:
- a CDS encoding IclR family transcriptional regulator, translated to MSETSEPPSSLQRALRLLRIVSAGDAAGMRLKDIASAAGCGQPSAHRALRDLMAEGFVEQVAGGKRYRPALDFFVLAARAGQAGGLRELARPALLRLSATLSDTVFLLVRNGYDAVCLDRIEGPFPIRSFTGDIGGKVPLGIGQGSLAILAHLPEAEREAVIRFNMPRLLDRGFLDEAALRSGLAKAREQGWVNLNTGLIPGMAGAAVPVCDAEGRAVAALSIGTLAERLREDRLPNVVGILQTEAQALGARLNPFDMALRYPSRSLSAVAG